In Macadamia integrifolia cultivar HAES 741 chromosome 12, SCU_Mint_v3, whole genome shotgun sequence, the following are encoded in one genomic region:
- the LOC122094739 gene encoding uncharacterized protein LOC122094739: MVTGASKSENENDGKRLVGDGDPHGDRPPDRGKQRQITNFWRPVSSPPLPQSESTEASLPTLPRPTDPVPKKSYARAVIIPQEEYEERLNKYCFALIGRLNFRFISLDEIISEVAGNWILKEKVKLIPMGKEFTIFQFDLERDMASIWRRGSTKLGGQYVRFQRWCPDFNIHEKPVNKALIWVRFPELPLEYWHEKVLLTMAKVVGRPVELDQRTKQVLYGNFTRVLVEINVQSERLEEIQVERKHPGIDAPF; this comes from the exons ATGGTGACTGGAGCGAGCAAATCTGAGAATGAGAATGATGGTAAGAGACTGGTTGGAGATGGGGATCCTCATGGAGATCGTCCTCCTGATAGAGGGAAGCAGAGACAAATAACAAACTTTTGGAGACCTGTGAGTAGTCCGCCGCTGCCTCAATCGGAGTCTACGGAAGCCTCTCTTCCAACTCTGCCTAGACCAACTGATCCAGTGCCTAAGAAATCGTATGCCAGGGCG GTCATAATCCCACAGGAAGAATATGAAGAAAGGCTGAACAAATACTGTTTTGCTCTGATTGGAAGATTAAATTTTCGATTCATATCTCTGGATGAAATCATATCTGAAGTTGCAGGGAATTGGATCCTCAAAGAAAAAGTGAAGTTGATTCCTATGGGGAAGGAATTCACCATCTTTCAATTCGATTTGGAGAGGGACATGGCCTCCATTTGGAGACGCGGTTCTACTAAATTGGGCGGGCAATACGTTCGATTTCAAAGGTGGTGTCCCGACTTCAACATCCATGAAAAACCTGTGAACAAAGCTCTTATTTGGGTCAGATTTCCAGAACTGcctctggaatattggcatgagaaggtGCTATTGACCATGGCAAAAGTAGTTGGAAGGCCAGTTGAGCTTGATCAGCGTACCAAACAAGTTCTGTATGGGAACTTCACTCGTGTTCTGGTTGAGATAAACGTGCAAAGCGAGAGACTAGAGGAGATACAAGTGGAAAGGAAACATCCTGGCATTGATGCCCCTTTCTAG